A part of Kryptolebias marmoratus isolate JLee-2015 linkage group LG8, ASM164957v2, whole genome shotgun sequence genomic DNA contains:
- the ttll9 gene encoding probable tubulin polyglutamylase TTLL9 isoform X1 produces the protein MAKVRDGRSCIRYKCGLINTIQDVLRQRPNWVEVKDDEEWDFNWCDVGWLRENFDHTYMEEHVRINHFRNHYELTRKNLMVKNLKRYQKNLERDFGRTEAARCDFFPSTFALPSEYHLFVEEFNRSPGSTWIMKPVGKSQGKGIFLFRKLKQIMDWKKDSSRSEEQKDVENYVAQRYIENPYLINGRKFDLRVYVLVTSYVPLKVWLYRDGFARFSSTRFSLTTIDDKYMHLTNVSVQKTAPDYNPEKGCKWQMQQLRRYLTAKHGREMIETLFKEMDNIFVRSLQSVQKVIINDKHCIELYGYDILLDQNLKPWLIEVNASPSHTHSSQEDYDMKYRLLEDTLNVVDMEGRLTGKEKRVGGYDLMWNNGPVYREDVNLQTFGSLCFTANTHLGCVNDREKQLCQLLKPFPPQRKL, from the exons ATGGCAAAAGTCAg GGACGGAAGAAGTTGCATACGTTACAAATGCGGCTTAATCAACACCATCCAGGATGTCCTTCGCCAAAGACCCAACTGGGTTGAAGTCAAAGA TGATGAGGAGTGGGACTTTAACTGGTGTGACGTGGGCTGGCTCAGGGAGAATTTTGATCACACATACATGGAGGAACATGTCAGGATAAACCACTTTCGCAACCATTATGAA ctGACACGCAAAAATCTCATGGTGAAAAACCTTAAAAGGTACCAGAAAAATCTTGAAAGGGATTTTGGCCGCACGGAGGCCGCTAGGTGtgattttttcccctccacCTTCGCGTTGCCCAGCGAGTATCATCTCTTTGTAGAGGAGTTCAACAGAAGCCCTGGCAGCACCTGGATCATGAAGCCG GTAGGTAAATCTCAAGGCAAGGGGATTTTCCTgttcagaaaactgaaacaaatcatGGACTGGAAGAAG GACAGTTCCCGCTCAGAAGAACAGAAGGACGTGGAAAATTATGTAGCACAGCGCTATATAGAGAACCCTTACCTAATTAATG GCAGAAAATTTGATCTGAGAGTTTATGTCCTTGTCACATCA TATGTTCCCCTAAAAGTCTGGCTGTATCGCGATGGCTTTGCCCGGTTCTCAAGCACTCGCTTCTCCCTGACCACCATCGATGACAAGt ACATGCACCTCACCAACGTGTCGGTTCAAAAAACAGCACCTGACTATAATCCGGAAAAG GGATGTAAATGGCAGATGCAACAGCTCCGAAGATACCTGACTGCAAAGCATGGCAGAGAGATGATTGAAACCCTCTTCAAAGAGATGGATAACATCTTTGTCCGAAGCCTACAGAGTGTCCAAAAGGTCATTATAAATGACAAACACTGCATTGAGCTTTATGGCTATGACATACTACTGGACCAGAACCTCAAACC GTGGTTAATTGAGGTGAACGCctccccttcacacacacacagcagtcaAGAAGATTACGACATGAAGTatagactgctggaggatacTTTGAATGTTGTCGACATGGAAGGAAG gCTCACTGGCAAGGAGAAAAGAGTGGGAGGCTATGATCTCATGTGGAACAATGGGCCTGTCTATAGAGAGGACGTCAACCTACAAACATTTGGCAGCTTGTGTTTCACTGCCAACACACACTTAG gctgTGTGAATGACAGGGAGAAGCAGCTCTGCCAGCTTCTGAAACCATTCCCACCTCAGAGGAAGCTGTAA
- the ttll9 gene encoding probable tubulin polyglutamylase TTLL9 isoform X2 codes for MEEHVRINHFRNHYELTRKNLMVKNLKRYQKNLERDFGRTEAARCDFFPSTFALPSEYHLFVEEFNRSPGSTWIMKPVGKSQGKGIFLFRKLKQIMDWKKDSSRSEEQKDVENYVAQRYIENPYLINGRKFDLRVYVLVTSYVPLKVWLYRDGFARFSSTRFSLTTIDDKYMHLTNVSVQKTAPDYNPEKGCKWQMQQLRRYLTAKHGREMIETLFKEMDNIFVRSLQSVQKVIINDKHCIELYGYDILLDQNLKPWLIEVNASPSHTHSSQEDYDMKYRLLEDTLNVVDMEGRLTGKEKRVGGYDLMWNNGPVYREDVNLQTFGSLCFTANTHLGCVNDREKQLCQLLKPFPPQRKL; via the exons ATGGAGGAACATGTCAGGATAAACCACTTTCGCAACCATTATGAA ctGACACGCAAAAATCTCATGGTGAAAAACCTTAAAAGGTACCAGAAAAATCTTGAAAGGGATTTTGGCCGCACGGAGGCCGCTAGGTGtgattttttcccctccacCTTCGCGTTGCCCAGCGAGTATCATCTCTTTGTAGAGGAGTTCAACAGAAGCCCTGGCAGCACCTGGATCATGAAGCCG GTAGGTAAATCTCAAGGCAAGGGGATTTTCCTgttcagaaaactgaaacaaatcatGGACTGGAAGAAG GACAGTTCCCGCTCAGAAGAACAGAAGGACGTGGAAAATTATGTAGCACAGCGCTATATAGAGAACCCTTACCTAATTAATG GCAGAAAATTTGATCTGAGAGTTTATGTCCTTGTCACATCA TATGTTCCCCTAAAAGTCTGGCTGTATCGCGATGGCTTTGCCCGGTTCTCAAGCACTCGCTTCTCCCTGACCACCATCGATGACAAGt ACATGCACCTCACCAACGTGTCGGTTCAAAAAACAGCACCTGACTATAATCCGGAAAAG GGATGTAAATGGCAGATGCAACAGCTCCGAAGATACCTGACTGCAAAGCATGGCAGAGAGATGATTGAAACCCTCTTCAAAGAGATGGATAACATCTTTGTCCGAAGCCTACAGAGTGTCCAAAAGGTCATTATAAATGACAAACACTGCATTGAGCTTTATGGCTATGACATACTACTGGACCAGAACCTCAAACC GTGGTTAATTGAGGTGAACGCctccccttcacacacacacagcagtcaAGAAGATTACGACATGAAGTatagactgctggaggatacTTTGAATGTTGTCGACATGGAAGGAAG gCTCACTGGCAAGGAGAAAAGAGTGGGAGGCTATGATCTCATGTGGAACAATGGGCCTGTCTATAGAGAGGACGTCAACCTACAAACATTTGGCAGCTTGTGTTTCACTGCCAACACACACTTAG gctgTGTGAATGACAGGGAGAAGCAGCTCTGCCAGCTTCTGAAACCATTCCCACCTCAGAGGAAGCTGTAA
- the fam217b gene encoding uncharacterized protein fam217b yields MSVGFFSYRLCKKKKEKKRSCAGLKDYILLWCNIIMGPIMQERTASTTLKRVVSKEKIRVKNTENSGPVTSSKKGNKTKKVVSPMKNGLPGPGQDKDTVTALHRGAQPKSGRIRSSAARNTSKVSSPEEEGDLRPQLRKHSSTHRKEEKRESHRTSQCSSELFQNRPGMGKNRRALSLPLSPISGLRHLPVQPLTCSPAPTPEALQQHYNLKEEDTDSASDLSDSERLPVLPSPCTPCTPPHLNLRAEIINTNDFLPDFPGPHGTVGDEDETGKPNYSYPDFLPPPFNSWSLRQLAVFLHTEGRGAPRPKPVGPLEKYLERLLQLEWLQIQTVQAEISRPHGSRTRPQGFPSQSTARPHTAPSSRLNSPKGLRQSSRAFPFTPINNPPSPASVQHQLSRFPVCPHCHIRYPLCNGSCSAYAYQRHSRLSPLLERKGQPGAEAKRSSSETRANSTEGRSPGGGGGGGGGGGGGGGGGGAQTPVSPSAGRSHLRHMQAAGNARRQSQEMGTNQNGRGQVRKSRIRAHSETDVKKESGGIKTPSVEKRGFAGIKKEIVTSKRDEKDCQRNEAGGQASKTAMKRAAKDPATHCKAPPSSHSVLKQNSKTKNVHFVAK; encoded by the exons ATGTCGGTTGGCTTCTTTAGCTACcgtctgtgtaaaaaaaaaaaagaaaagaaaagaagctgcGCTGGACTGAAAGACTACATCCTCCTGTGGTGCAACATCATCATGGGACCCATCATGCAGGAACGCACGGCATCCACGACTCTGAAGCGCGTCGTTTCCAAGGAGAAGATACGAGTTAAGAATACTGAAAACAGCGGGCCAGTAACCAG TTCAAAGAAAGGTAACAAGACGAAGAAAGTGGTGAGCCCAATGAAAAATGGCCTCCCAGGACCAGGTCAGGATAAGGACACAGTGACAGCACTGCATAGG GGTGCTCAGCCTAAAAGTGGGAGGATAAGGTCGAGCGCTGCACGGAATACGAGCAAAGTGTCTAG TCCTGAAGAGGAAGGGGATTTGAGACCTCAACTTCGAAAACACTCATCTACACatagaaaagaggaaaaacgaGAAAGCCATCGGACCTCCCAATGCAGCAGCGAGCTCTTTCAAAATCGTCCAGGGATGGGGAAAAATCGTCGAGCCCTGTCTCTGCCTCTTTCGCCAATATCAGGGCTACGGCACTTGCCAGTTCAGCCCTTGACATGCTCCCCGGCCCCCACCCCAGAGGCGCTACAGCAGCACTATAACCTCAAGGAGGAAGACACTGACAGTGCCAGCGACCTGTCAGACTCTGAGAGGCTGCCTGTTCTGCCTTCACCATGTACCCCATGCACACCTCCTCATCTCAACCTCCGGGCAGAGATTATCAACACCAATGACTTCCTCCCAGACTTTCCAGGACCCCATGGGACAGTGGGGGATGAAGATGAAACTGGAAAACCAAACTACAGTTACCCAGACTTTCTGCCTCCTCCTTTCAACAGCTGGAGCCTGAGACAGTTGGCTGTGTTTCTGCACACAGAGGGTCGTGGTGCCCCACGGCCCAAGCCAGTGGGGCCCTTAGAGAAGTACCTGGAGAGGTTGCTGCAGCTGGAGTGGCTCCAGATCCAAACGGTGCAAGCAGAGATCAGCCGTCCACATGGGAGCCGTACAAGACCGCAGGGCTTCCCCTCTCAGAGCACGGCCAGGCCCCACACAGCCCCATCATCCCGACTCAACTCCCCCAAAGGGCTGCGGCAGAGCTCGCGTGCATTCCCATTCACACCCATCAACAACCCGCCGTCCCCGGCCTCAGTCCAGCATCAGCTCTCCCGCTTTCCAGTTTGTCCACACTGTCACATTCGCTATCCACTGTGCAACGGAAGCTGCTCTGCCTACGCCTACCAGCGCCACTCGCGTCTCAGCCCGCTACTGGAGCGCAAAGGGCAACCGGGCGCAGAAgcaaagagaagcagcagcGAGACCAGAGCGAACTCCACAGAAGGTAGGAGCccgggaggaggaggcggaggaggaggaggaggaggaggaggaggaggaggaggaggggcccAAACACCGGTCAGCCCTTCAGCTGGGAGGAGTCATCTCAGGCACATGCAGGCTGCAGGCAATGCCCGCAGGCAATCCCAAGAAATGGGCACCAACCAAAACGGCAGAGGCCAAGTGAGGAAAAGCCGCATCAGAGCTCACTCTGAGACCGATGTTAAAAAGGAGTCTGGTGGAATTAAAACGCCGAGTGTGGAGAAACGGGGATTCGCCGGGATCAAGAAAGAGATTGTCACCTCCAAGAGAGATGAGAAGGACTGTCAGAGAAATGAGGCAGGAGGTCAGGCCTCTAAAACTGCCATGAAGAGAGCTGCTAAAGACCCAGCAACTCACTGCAAAGCTCCGCCTAGCAGCCATAGTGTCCTTaagcaaaacagcaaaacaaaaaatgtgcacTTTGTTGCAAAGTAA
- the ppp1r3da gene encoding protein phosphatase 1, regulatory subunit 3Da yields MDRGWFIGHDKILPSKSEQPMPSCGSVSRPCMTINLTEMLQADKPSAIRKPVPIRPPSPRASLPKEQQSHRFLSCEPTPKPIIRQRSCSLPSATEKKKKRCRSVGVRFVDSLGLDLEDVRLFKSGEDPFVPHHVTFKLLMGAEITDGKHLEISLPYLKPDFAKQPGDQPGFQHRLHEQKVCLERVLCFELGIIGITQVLNLHFEKDVTVRYSFTEWRSSAEAKATWVSSITKTWEGGEGEFSCDTFRFHLPVPPFLRPGAFLEFAIRYKTNGAEYWDNNDGKNYKLLCQNYKLTVPKECEDSMVHFI; encoded by the coding sequence ATGGATAGGGGGTGGTTTATTGGACATGACAAAATCCTCCCCTCCAAATCTGAACAGCCGATGCCCAGCTGCGGCAGTGTCTCAAGGCCCTGCATGACTATTAACTTGACTGAAATGCTTCAAGCTGACAAACCTAGTGCCATAAGGAAGCCTGTTCCAATTCGTCCACCAAGCCCCAGAGCCTCCCTGCCAAAAGAACAACAGTCCCACCGCTTTCTCTCCTGCGAGCCCACGCCTAAACCCATCATCCGGCAACGGTCATGCTCCCTGCCTTCTGCcacggagaagaaaaagaagcgaTGTAGAAGCGTTGGTGTTCGGTTTGTTGACTCCTTGGGACTGGACCTGGAAGATGTCAGGCTTTTTAAATCAGGCGAGGATCCATTTGTGCCGCACCATGTCACCTTTAAATTATTGATGGGTGCTGAAATAACAGATGGAAAGCACCTGGAGATTTCCTTGCCATACCTGAAGCCAGATTTTGCCAAACAACCTGGCGACCAGCCCGGATTCCAGCATCGGCTACATGAGCAGAAAGTGTGTCTTGAGAGAGTCTTGTGTTTTGAACTTGGGATTATCGGAATCACACAAGTCCTTAACTTGCACTTCGAGAAGGATGTCACAGTTCGTTATTCATTTACTGAGTGGAGAAGTTCTGCCGAGGCTAAGGCCACTTGGGTGTCCAGCATCACCAAAACCTGGGAAGGAGGAGAGGGTGAATTTAGCTGCGATACATTTCGTTTCCATCTGCCAGTCCCTCCGTTCCTGCGTCCTGGAGCATTTTTGGAGTTTGCCATTCGATACAAAACTAACGGAGCTGAATACTGGGACAACAATGATgggaaaaattacaaattactCTGTCAAAATTACAAACTCACTGTGCCTAAAGAATGTGAGGATAGCATGGTGCATTTCATTTAA